From a region of the Candidatus Binatus sp. genome:
- the pcnB gene encoding polynucleotide adenylyltransferase PcnB: MEPRILERAEHPISRRDIDANVLKVLYRLAGAGYDAFLVGGGVRDLMLSRKPKDFDVATSAHPQQVRELFRNSRLIGRRFRLVHVFFGRQNVEVATFRRQAEAVADSDDPLIRLDNTFGTPEEDAFRRDFTVNALFYSPQTFHVIDFPGGVDDLRARLIRTIGDPELRMREDPVRMMRAVRFAAKLGFEIEPATRVAIERHRADLAKASVPRLVEETYKTLGQPEAAHALVLMAELGLLEYVIPILSTHLKSRGAMLAEQPIVRNMAALGRAIAGGFAPDHSIVLAALMLDLYRDEHRRGADRRVDLLGELRARGFARGDTEQMRLILEAFENLAAPTGRTRRLMRRPYFPDARMFFEMAAPTYSIDPTRMFRFLAAPDSLSPGPVLLDRGGADPA; this comes from the coding sequence TTGGAACCCCGCATACTTGAGCGCGCCGAGCATCCCATCTCGCGCCGCGATATCGATGCCAACGTGCTCAAGGTCCTCTATCGCCTCGCCGGCGCCGGCTACGACGCATTCCTGGTCGGCGGCGGGGTGCGCGATCTGATGCTCTCGCGCAAGCCCAAGGACTTCGACGTCGCCACTTCGGCCCATCCGCAGCAGGTCCGCGAGCTGTTCCGCAACTCGCGCCTGATCGGGCGGCGCTTTCGCCTGGTCCACGTTTTCTTCGGCCGGCAGAATGTCGAGGTCGCCACCTTCCGCCGCCAGGCCGAGGCGGTCGCCGACAGCGACGATCCGCTGATTCGTCTCGACAACACTTTCGGCACGCCCGAGGAAGACGCGTTTCGCCGCGACTTCACCGTCAACGCGCTGTTCTACAGTCCGCAAACTTTTCACGTGATCGATTTTCCCGGCGGAGTTGACGACCTCAGGGCTCGATTGATCCGCACTATCGGCGACCCCGAGTTGCGGATGCGCGAGGATCCGGTCCGCATGATGCGCGCGGTACGATTCGCGGCCAAGCTCGGCTTCGAAATCGAGCCCGCCACGCGCGTCGCCATCGAGCGACATCGCGCCGATCTCGCCAAGGCCTCTGTGCCGCGCCTGGTCGAGGAAACTTACAAGACGCTCGGCCAGCCCGAGGCCGCTCACGCGCTGGTGCTGATGGCAGAGCTGGGATTGCTCGAGTACGTAATCCCGATTCTTTCCACTCATCTGAAATCGCGCGGCGCCATGCTCGCCGAGCAGCCCATCGTCCGCAACATGGCCGCGCTCGGTCGCGCGATCGCGGGCGGATTTGCCCCCGATCATTCGATCGTGCTGGCCGCGCTGATGCTCGACCTGTATCGCGACGAGCACCGCCGTGGCGCCGACCGCCGCGTCGATCTGCTCGGCGAGCTTCGCGCACGCGGCTTTGCGCGCGGCGACACCGAGCAGATGCGCCTGATTCTCGAGGCCTTCGAGAATCTCGCGGCGCCCACTGGCCGCACGCGGCGGCTGATGCGCCGGCCGTACTTTCCCGACGCGCGGATGTTCTTCGAGATGGCCGCACCGACTTACTCGATCGATCCCACGCGCATGTTCCGATTCCTTGCCGCCCCCGACAGCCTGAGCCCCGGCCCCGTCTTGCTCGACCGCGGCGGCGCCGACCCCGC
- a CDS encoding ferritin-like domain-containing protein gives MDKFLIDLKKIRENARKHIEEGAVTEGYKADRQQVLKVLNEALATEIVCVLRYKRHFYMAQGISSDSVKAEFLQHANEEQQHADWIAERITQLGGEPDFNPKGLADRSHSEYVEGKTLLDMIKEDLVAERIAIQTYQEIIRWLGDGDPTTKILIEQINKMEEEHANDMSDLLTKMS, from the coding sequence ATGGACAAGTTTCTAATCGACCTTAAAAAGATTCGCGAAAACGCCCGCAAGCATATCGAAGAGGGCGCCGTGACCGAGGGCTACAAGGCGGATCGCCAGCAGGTGCTGAAAGTGCTCAACGAGGCGCTGGCGACGGAGATAGTCTGCGTGCTTCGCTACAAACGCCATTTCTACATGGCGCAGGGGATCAGCTCCGATTCCGTCAAGGCCGAATTCCTGCAGCACGCCAACGAAGAGCAGCAGCACGCCGATTGGATTGCGGAGCGAATTACGCAGCTCGGCGGCGAGCCCGACTTCAATCCCAAGGGACTCGCGGACCGCTCGCACTCGGAGTACGTCGAGGGCAAGACGCTGCTCGACATGATCAAGGAAGACCTGGTCGCCGAGCGGATCGCAATCCAGACGTATCAGGAAATCATTCGATGGCTGGGCGATGGCGATCCGACCACCAAGATACTGATCGAACAGATCAACAAGATGGAAGAAGAGCACGCCAACGACATGTCGGATTTGCTCACCAAGATGAGCTGA
- a CDS encoding metallophosphoesterase family protein, which translates to MAARHKSVETKYMEDRDAALRGLRGLDRRTFLKVLAATTGAVMAKSLMPPHSFQLVEVANAAPDKTAGAAGMAGKPPFTFAYISDSHLYQRTLNQRFVRAVARAVDDVNALDPQPDFVLFGGDLAQLGRREELDLGMQLLAEVKAPVKMMVGEHDWFYDMGDAWQEMFGPPNYSFDWKGVHVVVLMSVHEKDFWTARKMTPAERMHTVAGLDNGIQSRFEVGDDERKWLAADLAKVPHTTPLLVFSHSPLYKYYRNWNFWTDDAEQVQAILKPYQHVTVIHGHTHQMLYNQIGNISFYGMLSTAWPWPYAPTGLPPLTIQMNRADPFDQFDGLGDGRINVRADGLADKIYSLWDRNPVTVKADYLVSHGKIARPPAPQFASY; encoded by the coding sequence ATGGCTGCTCGGCATAAAAGCGTCGAAACGAAATACATGGAAGATCGCGACGCGGCCCTGCGCGGATTGCGCGGTCTGGACCGGCGGACATTTCTGAAAGTGCTGGCCGCGACGACCGGCGCCGTGATGGCGAAGAGCCTGATGCCGCCGCATTCGTTCCAGCTCGTCGAAGTCGCCAACGCCGCGCCCGACAAGACCGCCGGTGCGGCCGGGATGGCGGGCAAGCCGCCGTTCACCTTCGCGTACATCTCGGACTCGCATCTCTATCAGCGCACGCTCAACCAGCGCTTCGTGCGCGCGGTAGCCAGGGCGGTCGATGACGTGAACGCGCTCGATCCGCAACCCGACTTCGTGCTGTTCGGCGGTGACCTGGCGCAACTCGGGCGGCGCGAGGAGCTCGACCTGGGAATGCAGCTCCTCGCCGAGGTCAAGGCGCCGGTGAAAATGATGGTCGGCGAGCACGACTGGTTCTACGACATGGGCGACGCGTGGCAGGAGATGTTCGGCCCGCCCAACTACTCGTTTGACTGGAAGGGCGTGCACGTCGTGGTGCTGATGAGCGTGCACGAGAAGGATTTCTGGACGGCGCGCAAAATGACGCCGGCCGAGAGGATGCACACGGTCGCGGGCCTCGACAACGGGATACAGTCGCGCTTCGAAGTCGGCGACGACGAGCGCAAGTGGCTCGCCGCCGACCTCGCCAAGGTGCCGCACACCACTCCGCTGCTGGTCTTCTCGCACTCGCCGCTCTACAAATACTACCGCAACTGGAATTTCTGGACCGATGATGCCGAGCAGGTGCAGGCGATTCTGAAGCCGTACCAGCACGTGACGGTGATCCACGGCCATACCCATCAGATGCTCTACAACCAGATCGGGAACATCAGTTTTTACGGGATGCTCTCGACGGCGTGGCCGTGGCCGTACGCGCCGACCGGGCTGCCGCCGTTGACTATTCAGATGAACCGGGCGGATCCGTTCGATCAGTTCGACGGATTGGGCGACGGCCGGATAAATGTGCGCGCCGACGGATTGGCGGACAAGATCTACAGCCTGTGGGATCGCAACCCGGTCACGGTGAAGGCCGACTACCTGGTTTCGCACGGCAAGATCGCGCGGCCGCCCGCGCCACAGTTCGCGAGCTACTGA
- a CDS encoding cytochrome-c peroxidase encodes MKPARTLLFSILAATVVVASFTLAGAQGPGPIADPKSEKQAGFPADLYSWVIPPDNPQTPAKIALGKALFFDDRLSADGKISCDHCHAPAKGFTDQLPTSMGIRAQFGQRNAPTVLNALFNVTQFWDGRAPSLEAQVQGPVTNPVEMGMKSTDDAVAKVKAIPEYGKQFQDVFGHDVTFADIERAIAAYERTQLAFDSPFDKFIAGDPSAISDSAKRGWSIFNGKGRCMSCHAWNPTQPLFTDQKFHNIGVSAHNANFVPLARKALDTLSQSGGNAEEIDKLAIGTDMSGLGRFLVTKQPHDIGAFRTMSLRNLLVTQPYFHDGSQVTLWDTIDHYNKGGVQNPYLDGGIVPLGLSEAEEDDLVAFLASLTSPEYADAAKQEYDLQFKRSRTNRPQRDTAAANGDNGRGPGLAGPFGDIGPPQTDENPALLGGD; translated from the coding sequence ATGAAGCCCGCACGGACGCTTCTCTTCTCCATTCTCGCCGCGACGGTGGTGGTTGCTTCGTTCACTCTGGCTGGCGCGCAAGGACCCGGCCCGATTGCCGATCCCAAGTCCGAGAAGCAGGCGGGTTTCCCGGCCGATCTCTATTCGTGGGTGATTCCGCCCGACAATCCGCAGACGCCGGCAAAGATTGCGCTCGGCAAGGCGCTGTTTTTTGACGATCGCTTGTCCGCCGACGGCAAGATATCTTGCGATCACTGTCACGCTCCCGCCAAGGGCTTCACCGATCAGCTACCGACCTCGATGGGTATCCGCGCGCAGTTCGGCCAGCGCAACGCGCCTACCGTCCTCAACGCGCTGTTCAACGTGACGCAGTTCTGGGACGGACGCGCGCCGTCGCTCGAGGCGCAGGTCCAGGGCCCGGTAACCAATCCGGTCGAGATGGGCATGAAATCGACCGACGACGCGGTCGCGAAGGTCAAGGCGATTCCCGAGTACGGCAAGCAATTCCAGGATGTGTTCGGGCACGACGTCACGTTCGCCGATATCGAGCGCGCGATCGCCGCGTACGAGCGCACCCAACTCGCATTCGACTCGCCGTTCGACAAGTTTATCGCCGGCGACCCGAGCGCAATCAGCGATTCGGCCAAGCGCGGATGGTCGATTTTCAACGGCAAGGGCCGCTGCATGTCGTGTCACGCATGGAATCCGACGCAGCCGCTGTTTACCGATCAAAAGTTCCACAACATCGGCGTGTCGGCGCATAACGCCAACTTCGTGCCGCTCGCGCGCAAAGCGCTCGACACGCTCAGCCAAAGCGGCGGCAACGCCGAGGAGATCGACAAGCTGGCTATCGGCACCGACATGAGCGGGCTCGGGCGTTTCCTGGTCACCAAGCAGCCGCATGATATCGGCGCGTTCCGCACCATGAGTTTGCGCAACCTGCTGGTCACGCAGCCGTACTTCCACGACGGCTCGCAGGTCACGCTGTGGGACACGATCGATCATTACAACAAGGGCGGCGTGCAGAACCCGTACCTCGACGGCGGGATCGTTCCGCTCGGCCTCAGCGAAGCCGAAGAGGACGACCTGGTCGCGTTTCTCGCCAGCCTGACCAGCCCCGAATACGCCGACGCCGCCAAGCAGGAATACGACCTCCAGTTCAAACGTTCGCGCACCAACCGCCCGCAGCGCGATACCGCCGCCGCCAACGGCGACAACGGGCGCGGGCCGGGATTGGCGGGACCGTTCGGCGATATCGGACCGCCACAGACCGACGAGAATCCGGCGTTGCTCGGTGGCGACTAA